AAGTTTTAGCAAATAAACCAATTAATTAACGTTTTTGAAAATGGTTACAAGTATATGAGTTAATAAATTGAGACGATTTTACATAGCAACTCTATTTACTAAACCCATTCTCTGTGACATCTCTGAATTTAactataacgtctaggctgggtttggggtgttacatttaatagtatcagagccaagttacaaaacttgggctgtgaattttgggttccaaaattatGTTTCAAAAGAGTTGGTTTtcaaaattgaataatttgaaaaagtatgtggtacacagagtctccggcgccgatctTGTAAGTATTTTTAAAACATAGATAGTATATTCTGAAAACACTATAGATAGTACTTTCTGAAACCGTACTGAAATAGTTAGAGATTGGAACTTCTAAAAACATCTCTGAACTTCtgataatttatgcataaaatatctgctaataaatactggaactgatgcataaaactttaTAATGTAGATAAATTTGAATTATATAATGAGCGCTCATGGAACTCGCTGACATGGTATTCGTGACCATGGAACCGTAGGGGGGCTCGAGCTgactgcatttaggactcgttatgggcattacaagttcctagttatgccttttgttCTGACAAATGCTCCGACtgtatttatggatctaatgaatcgagtcTTTCAGCCATATCTGGATCAGTTCATCGTGGTCTTCAtggatgatattctggtatactctaagactgaggatgagcatgatgaacatcttaggGTAGTGCTTCAGATTCTCCGCGAAAAATAGCTCTAtactaagttcagcaagtgtgagttctggttgcgtgACGTAActtttttgggacatgtagtttctGCTAAGGGGATCTGAGTCAATCGTAGAAAGATAGAGGCTGTGCTTGGTTGGAAACAGCTTAAGAACGTATCTGAAATCTGCAGTTTTCTGTGTTTGGAGGGATATTATAGGCAGTTTGTTGAGGGGTTCTCTCTGATTGCAGCTCCGTTGACTAAACTTCTACTTAAGAGAGTTCCTTTTGCCTGGACTGATGTGCAACaatagagctttgagaagctcaagtttGTTCTGACTCAagctcctgttctgatacagcctaaATCCAACAAAGATTTTATGATATACAGTGATGCATCGTACGTCagattgggatgtgtgttgatgcaagatggaaaagtTATGGCTTATGCATcccgtcagcttaagacacatgaggaaaattatccgacacatgatctcgagttggctgcGGTGGTTTGTGCATTGAAAATTTAGAAACACTATCTGTATGATGAGAGTTGTaatatctacactgatcacaagagtctcaagtaACTCCTTACCTAGAAAGAGTTGAATCTTAGAAAATGTCGATGGATTGAGCTACTCAAAGATTATGACTGCACGATCGAGTAgtatcctggtaaggccaatgtggtggccgatactCTAAGTCGAAGAGTGATGACTAATTTGAGAGGGATGTTCGTTCGACTTAGTCTatttgatgatgggagtctgttagccgagttgcaagttaagccgacttggattgatcagattcgaGATAAGTAGTTAGGGGATGAGTCTTTGGGTTTGTGATTTTGTCAGATTGAGAGTGGTAGTACTTCTGACTTTGGGCTAAATAGCGATGGAGTTCTATGTTTCTGAGGTTGGATCTGTGTGCCAAATGATTCTGATTTGAGACAATCGACTTtgagagaggcgcatagtagcccttatgctattcATCCTGGTGGTGATAAGATATATCAAGATTTTCGTAAACTGTACTAGTGGCTGGGTTTAAAGCATGAGGTTACAAATTTTGTGGCTTGATGTATGATGTgctagcaagttaaggctgagcatcagttgccttcgaaTTTGCTACAACCCGTTAAGATTCCCTTATAGAAATGGGAACGAATAACGATAGACTTCGTCATTAGGTTGCCCTTGAAACCCACTAAGAAGGATACCATTTGGgttatcgtggatcgattgaccaagttcaCCTATTTTATTCTGGTTCAAACAGACTATTCTCTGTAGAAGTTAGCGAAGctgtatatttttgaaattgtaagactgcatggggttcttgtttcgattatttctgatagagatcctcgcttcacttcTCATTTTTGAAAGAAATTACACGAGGCTTTAGGTTCGAGATTGGAATTCAGTACTGCGTTCTATCCTTAGACTTATGGTCAATctaagagggtgattcagatactaaaaGATATGTTTCAAAGTTGTGTAATTGATTTCCAAGGTAGTTGAGATGATTATCTGTCGTTAGCTaagttcgcctacaataacagtttccagGCTAGCATCCAGATGGAACCTTACagggctttgtatggtcgtaagtgtcgcactccacTATATTGGACTGAGTTGGATGAGTGTCGGGTTTTGAGTTCTGAGttagtttctgagactgaggatAACGTTAGACTAATTTGAGACAGTCTGAAGgcagcttctgatagacagaaatcttaggCAGATCTGAAGAGGCGTGATATTGTGTACTCTGTGGGGACTTCAtctttcttaaggtttctccgtggaagaaattTTTGAGGTTTGGTCATAAGGGCAAGTTAAACCCTAGATTCATTAGACCGTATCAAATTCTGAAGCATGTGGGACCGGTCgcttatcagttagagctacctccaaAGTTTGACCGTATCCACAAtgtctttcatgtctcgatgttgaggcgaTACTGGTCTGATCCATCTCACGTTGTCTCTGTTGAAGAGATCGAGGTTAGACTGGATTTCACTTTTGAGGATGAGCCGGTTcaaattttggatcgagatgttaaggttcagAAGAAGAAATCCATACCGTTAGTGAAGGTTTTGTGGTGGAATCATGGCaccgaggaagccacgtgggaacctgaggactcaATGCGTCAatagtatcctcatctattctgatcaggtaattTTGAAGTCGAAATTTCTtgtaaggggtagagttgtaatgccctgaataatttatttctgattctataaatatttgacacaattgtgtatctgctttaaTATTCTGGATGTATGTGAGAGATTTTAGGTTCAAGTCTCTGCTTTgccaaattttcttatttttttttctagTCTAAGCCTTACCCTTATGTAGTGGGTTTATATAAAATTATCTGTGAATCcttatcagaatgagcctgctagttGGAGTGATAAGggagttggtgtgttggaggtcctgtgttcgaatccctgcacTAACTAAGGCTTTAATTTTTGCTTTTGGCATCGGTTAGAGGTTGGAAGTAACTGGGATTCTAAGGTGGTTGTGAGTTAGTGGGATAATGGAAGATAATTAAGGGATTTGTGggatatctttcataatttattttattttattttttaattcttttttgaatatttttctcTTTCTTCCCAAAAGTTCATTGATGTTTCTTCATGCTTTCTCTATTATTTCTGACATCTTTTCCTTTTTGACAAATCCTTGTTTCGTTCTTATTCTTTAATTCCATTTGTGAATCTATCATTCTATCGTGTCATTGGTTTTGTCAGGTTCTCTGATCGGTTGGTAAGTATGCTTGACATACCTTTAACTTTTGGTTGGGATTTAGTAATGGCAATCTGTAGTGATTGAGTGGTGGTAATTTGTGTTTAGGAGTAGATTGTGGAGTAGGCAGTTGCACTCCAACGGTTTAATGTGCGTAAGGAGTTATTTGTCAACGGTGGTAAGTCGGTTCGATATTGATTTTTATGTCGAATTTAGTAATCAATCGGCTAAATTGTTATTGGtaatctgtttttaggttttgGAAGGCTCGGGATTGTTTTTCATTGAAACGATACCAGTGTAAACCCAAAATGCAAAAACGAGGCTTTGACAAAAGTCGAAAAACTATtatgtcgacgccacacgggcgtgtggtcacccgtgtggttggtcgtgtacgagacacgaccgtgtgatcgaCGAAGGCATGGCCGTGCATAGGACACCGTCGTGTGGTGGCCAGATTGTGGCCGTGTGGGCTACACAGGCTAGACcaagttgggcgtgtgggccacacaaacatgtgggcccataattttgaaattttccctAAGGTCGTACGGGTCATTTCGATCGACTGTGGGCATACCGTAGGGTCgttaagggctaaccaaaccctaagaCTGTGGATCTAATAATCTTATATTCCATTCTGAATATGATACTGCTATACATGTCTGATTATTTCGATATCTGTatataagcatgttgagcatgtttaatCTGTTATTTCTGTATCTgttttggggtgggatttgtatatatGGAGGAAGTGTTTTGTATGGTGATTATcccctatattctggcagcttggctgcacattatttgatatgtgtcatAATGGCACGATATGGTTTGTAGgtttgggtgggtgtttttaaccccacatagtgtgatgggatggacggagatggtgtgtaaaggatAGGGGTAGGTTTCTGATTATCTGATTTGTATATCTGACTCTGTTATCTGTATCTGAAATAAGCATGAGCCCAAATCTGTATCTGATTGTATATGAGTTTTCTGCATGCTTGTATGTCTATTTCTGttagattacacactgagtttacgtaactCAAAACTATTTgtctgttctgttcaggtaatcctcaaACTTAAGCAGATCGATGCGGCTGAGACTCAGCAGTGACCATTCGACTGTAAACAGTTTAAACTTGGCAATTTATGGCTTTATTTATGATTTTGGTTTtcatttgagagtttgtaatttctgGAACTCTCTGGACTTTATGAATTTAACGGTTGATTTTTTGTTTGTTGATAAACTGCATGCTTTGataaaatattttatgaaattaacGGTTATTAcgcaaaaatttttttttccaaaaatacgaATAGgattttttaaatgaaacaagTTTGTTAAACTTATGTTGTAAAGTAAGTTTTGACAAATAAATCAATTAATTAACGTTTTCGAAAATGGTTACAAGTATATAAACTGAGATGATTTTACGTAACGACTCTATTTACTAAACTCACTCTCTGTGACATCTCCGGATTCGGCCATTACGTTTAGGCTGAgtatgggatgttacatttactAGCATGAGTTGTATACTTAGGGGTCGCACCATTTAAGTCCTTTCTATCTGTGAAGGATCGTAAGTCACACCAACACATTTAGGAAACTTAAAATATAtgcattaaaaataataataataatagtatatcaatatttgaattattatcctaaaactaaataaaattttaaaatataaagtaTGATTATCTTAAATTATACTTTCATTGTAATTTAAATTATCTAAATCCGGACATAAATAATATCTtactataaaatattttaagtatttttattaaatgaaataaaacaattgatcataatttttttaataataagcacttacattattaaataaaaaaatataataaattaaatagtaacAACTAAACATTTACACATATGATATAACTGATTTAATGAAGGGATCACATAGAACACAGgaacaataaatgtaacacccctatacctgGTCCAATCGTACGAACCTGGTATAAGACTATTACAATTGGTGCAAAAACTGTTATGGCTAGAtactatttaatttaaaacatttatacatattattatcaACTTAGACCAACCATATTTGCAAACATATTTATAATTTCACTAATTCATTTCATATAAACCAAAATACTTCAAGTAACCcaaatagataaaatttcaagagtttacattttagtccctaatataTGGAAACACATTTAAtctacctatgtacatgccattttaattcaaaatat
The Gossypium arboreum isolate Shixiya-1 chromosome 10, ASM2569848v2, whole genome shotgun sequence genome window above contains:
- the LOC108479273 gene encoding uncharacterized protein LOC108479273 gives rise to the protein MEPYRALYGRKCRTPLYWTELDECRVLSSELVSETEDNVSPWKKFLRFGHKGKLNPRFIRPYQILKHVGPVAYQLELPPKFDRIHNVFHVSMLRRYWSDPSHVVSVEEIEVRLDFTFEDEPVQILDRDVKVQKKKSIPLVKVLWWNHGTEEATWEPEDSMRQ